One region of Triticum aestivum cultivar Chinese Spring chromosome 6B, IWGSC CS RefSeq v2.1, whole genome shotgun sequence genomic DNA includes:
- the LOC123133604 gene encoding uncharacterized protein: MSEGEMTASSRRHARLPVVAPLYDDDLLSEILVRLPPQPSSLPHASLVCKRWRRLVSDPAFCRRFRLRHRRSAPLLGFFDIFCNISFIPTLEAPNRIPPGRFSLQLDHGDGDFMSLGCRHGLVLIYLRKRLQILVWYPVTADQHRLAIPPGVAACGGKTPINGAVLRAPGDVQHFQVVLVVAYDDDQQHRRALACVYSSKTGLWGDPISTLFPYQAVEADVFSFATLISTNVAVLAGDSLHWVLAGNFNGILEFDLEKQGLAVIRLPEEVNCWKLMRAEGGGLGLLGMSDSNSNTQLWKRKTNCDGVASWVLGMTIDLENILPLKPEEKGTIAILGLAEDNNVLLLWTIIGLFVVDLESLKFKKLFQTMIISQYYPFESVYTAETDIAGGHGGADLLHKT; this comes from the exons ATGAGTGAGGGCGAGATGACGGCCAGCAGCCGCCGCCACGCCCGCTTGCCGGTTGTCGCGCCGCTGTACGACGACGACCTACTCTCCGAGATTCTTGTCCGCCTTCCCCCGCAGCCCTCCTCCCTCCCGCACGCCTCCCTCGTCTGCAAGCGCTGGCGCCGCCTCGTCTCCGACCCCGCCTTCTGCCGCCGcttccgcctccgccaccgccgcagcGCTCCTCTCCTCGGGTTCTTCGACATATTCTGTAACATCTCCTTCATACCTACTCTGGAGGCCCCCAACCGTATCCCTCCCGGCCGCTTCTCCTTGCAGCTCGACCACGGGGACGGCGACTTCATGTCCCTTGGATGCCGCCATGGTCTCGTGCTCATCTACCTTAGGAAGCGCCTCCAGATCCTGGTGTGGTACCCCGTCACCGCCGACCAGCACCGCCTCGCCATTCCCCCGGGGGTTGCGGCATGTGGGGGGAAGACCCCGATCAACGGGGCGGTGCTTCGCGCTCCTGGAGACGTCCAACACTTCCAGGTGGTCTTGGTAGTGGCATACGATGATGACCAACAACACAGACGAGCGCTCGCCTGTGTTTACTCGTCGAAGACCGGCTTATGGGGAGATCCCATCTCAACACTCTTTCCATACCAGGCGGTCGAGGCAGATGTATTCAGTTTTGCCACCCTCATTTCTACGAATGTCGCTGTGCTAGCTGGAGATTCCCTTCACTGGGTGCTTGCTGGGAATTTCAATGGCATTCTCGAGTTTGATTTGGAGAAGCAGGGGCTAGCTGTGATACGGCTGCCAGAGGAGGTCAACTGCTGGAAGCTTATGCGGGCAGAGGGCGGTGGGCTTGGTCTCCTCGGGATGTCAGACTCAAACTCGAACACCCAGTTATGGAAGAGGAAGACCAATTGTGATGGTGTTGCTTCATGGGTGCTTGGAATGACTATTGATCTGGAGAATATACTTCCTCTGAAACCAGAGGAGAAAGGGACCATTGCGATACTAGGGCTTGCTGAAGACAATAATGTGTTGTTGCTGTGGACAATTATTGGTCTCTTCGTGGTCGATCTTGAGTCATTAAAGTTCAAGAAGCTTTTCCAAACCATGATAATTTCTCAGTACTATCCATTCGAAAGTGTCTACACTGCAG AAACAGACATTGCTGGTGGACATGGTGGAGCTGATCTTTTGCACAAGACATAA
- the LOC123133605 gene encoding uncharacterized protein, whose amino-acid sequence MTARLRRSPAASPLDDDDLLCEILLRFPPHPSSLPRASLVCKRWRRLVSDTGFSRRFRLRHRRNPPLLGFFDRDLSFSPTLEPPNRVPPGRFSLQRDDDDDDRFVPLGCRHGLVLIYIPARLQILVWDPITADQHYIAIPPAVAACPGKARINGAVFRAAGDVQHFQVVAVIAYGDDHQHRRALACVYSSKAGLWGDPISTPLPYRAVQADAISVPTLVFADEAVLAGDSLHWLLDGNFNGILEFDLEKQRLAVIRLPEEVNCLKLVGAEGGGLGLLGRSVTSCMTQLWKRKSNCDGVAPWVLGRTIDLEEILSMKPELKGTFAGATAILGFAEDNNLLLLWTITGLVVIHLESLKFKKLFKTNTFFQYHAFEGVYTAAGNTLS is encoded by the coding sequence ATGACggcccgcctccgccgctcgccggcggcgTCCCCGCTGGACGACGACGACCTGCTCTGCGAGATCCTCCTACGCTTCCCCCCGCATCCCTCCTCCCTCCCGCGCGCCTCCCTCGTCTGCAAGCGCTGGCGCCGCCTCGTCTCCGACACCGGATTCTCCCGCCGcttccgcctccgccaccgccgcaacCCTCCTCTCCTCGGGTTCTTCGACAGGGACCTCTCCTTCTCACCTACTCTGGAGCCCCCCAACCGTGTCCCTCCCGGCCGCTTCTCCTTGcagcgcgacgacgacgacgacgaccgctTTGTACCTCTTGGATGCCGCCATGGCCTCGTGCTCATCTACATTCCTGCGCGTCTTCAGATCCTGGTGTGGGACCCCATCACCGCCGACCAGCACTACATCGCCATCCCCCCTGCGGTTGCGGCATGTCCGGGGAAGGCTCGGATCAACGGGGCGGTGTTTCGCGCTGCGGGAGACGTCCAACACTTCCAGGTGGTCGCGGTAATTGCATACGGCGATGACCATCAGCATAGACGAGCGCTCGCCTGTGTTTACTCGTCTAAGGCCGGCTTATGGGGAGATCCCATCTCAACACCCCTTCCATACCGGGCAGTCCAGGCTGATGCAATCAGTGTTCCCACTCTCGTTTTTGCGGATGAAGCTGTGCTGGCTGGAGATTCCCTTCACTGGCTGCTTGATGGGAATTTCAATGGGATTCTCGAGTTTGATTTGGAGAAGCAGAGGCTAGCTGTGATACGGCTGCCAGAGGAGGTCAACTGCTTGAAGCTTGTGGGGGCAGAGGGCGGTGGGCTTGGTCTCCTCGGGCGGTCAGTCACAAGCTGCATGACCCAGTTATGGAAGAGGAAGTCCAATTGTGATGGTGTTGCTCCATGGGTGCTAGGAAGGACTATTGATCTGGAGGAGATACTTTCCATGAAACCAGAGCTGAAAGGGACCTTTGCAGGGGCCACTGCAATATTAGGGTTTGCAGAAGACAATAATTTGTTGTTGCTGTGGACAATTACCGGCCTCGTCGTGATCCATCTTGAGTCGTTGAAGTTCAAGAAGCTTTTCAAAACTAATACGTTTTTTCAGTATCATGCGTTCGAAGGTGTCTACACTGCTGCAGGTAATACCTTGTCTTAA